Within the Eleginops maclovinus isolate JMC-PN-2008 ecotype Puerto Natales chromosome 5, JC_Emac_rtc_rv5, whole genome shotgun sequence genome, the region AAAAAGCTAGTTTCAAATGCTCTTTTTCTAGAAAGCATTGAGCGTGAGTTTAAAGAACAATGCTGAGAAGACTGTGTAGCATCCTTTTTAAAAGCCAACAGCAGAGATGTAGGCCACAACAATTTACCTGCAACTTTCGAGTCCTTCAGCTCCTGCTTTTTGGAAACTGGACAGAAACATATTCCATACACCATGGGCCCTGGGGAACAAAACATGAATACTTTAAGTTGGAAACCATATGACACCATACAGTAAGTGCTAAAATAAGTTATAAATGCATTCAAACCGTGGCAAATAGTAAATCAGAAAATTATCGccatgatagatagatagatagatagatagatagatagatagatagatagatagatagatagatagatagatagatattacTGCGCATTTATACACGTGTAATGCTGTAAGGTGGACAACAGTTAATAGTATCTATGGCATGTTTCTAAACATATAAAGATTAGATTACAGATATCAGAGAGCATACCCAGCACAGGCCCCCTGCCCGCCTCATCGATGCCCAGACAGCAGTCCTCAGTCCGGCAGACATCAGGGATCTCTGATACCAGGCGGCAGCTCACAGAGTTGTCTGATTCAAAGGGGCTGAGGTCCATGACAGCTGGCTGAGAAAGGCACGATTCAAATATGTGTATCATAATGTTAAGGTATAGTTTAATATAACTCTTTGTCCAGACAACATGCCATGCTAGCTAACTTTAACGCACACTGGtgacaggcagacagaggagATGCTAACACAACATGcggctgttttctgtttgcacGAACAGATTAGGCTTTTGCGAGGAAACCATAAAGTAGTATATATCCTGCTAAATCTGCTCATTCTTACCTTTTTAAACGTTGTCGGTGCAGTTCACAACTTCGTGTTGTTTATCTGTCTGATGCAGATTTGGCGCCCCTTGAATGACGTcacattcttcttctttttcaataCAATTGTAGGTGCACTACCGCCACCAGCTGATCAGGAGGACCAACACTTGTCTCGTTCAAATCAGGAAAAGTAGACTAATACCGGTACGTTTTATTAGTATCATACAATTTAAGCTGTATTTCTGACTCTCACGAGGGtccaaagaagaaaaatattgCTCATGAGAGGTTTGCCTCCAGGGCTTTCTGCCAGAACGGACACATTGTAAACCGAAGATACATAACTAGGTCGATTTTTAGCTTATAAAACATATGGCCAATCGAAAGAAAAGCTGCACATCTTTTCTGGTTTAAACCTCGAAGATATGTATACTAATCCAAGCAACACATTGAATTGTACATCAGATGTCTCGTAAGTGCCTCAAGTGTCGAAATCCCAGAAATCACCAACAGTTAAGTGGCACTATGGCAAAGCAATAAACTCATTGCATCATTGTAAGCCACTATAAGCCTCAACATATGGGCCTACTAATTTTCCAAGCTTCATCTAAAATGAGctttgtaaacatgtaaacatgcaGGCTGCAGGCCTttcacatttagaaataaacgTACAAGTGATCTTTCTCCTTCAACCCCATTAGCTTATTTTTTTCTATGCTCACAACAATCACCTGATAATAATGATGTAACTTATTCATCCCCAGaggaaaatgtattgtattcattttgttggtgtttttcctgatttataattatttgcATGAATGTAGAGAGATGTCAGATTGACAGGTCACTGCAGCACTACGCCTTGATTAGTTGAAGTAATCCAAGTTTTCTTAGTGCAATCATGTTATACATTAATAAACCAAGTCTAGCGTTTGTTCTTCATTATCAAAAACTGACGACTTCTCCCGGGTTGGGACTGCTCTGTAAACGAACTTCTCTTTGCTACTCAAATTATTATGTCGCTCAACCCTTACTTTGGACTTTTTTCAGCAAAAGCCACCATGTCTATCACCATCTTTGTTTACCATCCCCCTCACACACAATACTCTTACAATAAACTTTGTATTTAGCGTCTGGATGCCCGCTTAATATAGGTTTGTACAGCAGCTGAGTGTGGAGGCAGGGAGGCAGCCTCAGGTGGAGAAGAGAGGGCAGCGTGAAAGGAAAGCCATGTACAAAAGTCCAAGTGTACGTTGGTTACTGAGCTGAAATTGGCCTTGGCTCTGGCTCTTTACACCcaccctttctctctctttctgtccctctgcagCATTGAATGGCTCTCTTTGTATTTCTCAGTAACACGCAGTCCCCAGCCGATTAAATGCGGGGAATTAGTAGTCAATTTTAgcctaccacacacacaaacacactaaacaGCTTAGGTTGGTGGGGCACTGATTGTGTTGTTATTACAGTTCACACGTCAGcagcatgtttttaatttatttttttcccccttcacTTGCTTACTGCTCCATGTTTTATCTCTGAACCATCCCTACTGCATACAATAACACTCTTacaaaggattttttttataaataaattgatTTAATAGATGACAACAATAACATTTCaacattgcttttcttttatggAAGCAAAATACTCAAGTGAATGTATAGCAAACACTTTACAAAACTATCCAGAATTATACAAAATGGAAGAAGCAAAGATGtgacacacaaaataataactACATGGTAAGAGGGTCAGTATAAAATGATAAAGTATGTGTCAGGTAATAAAGTTGAAGCATGTGGTAATGACCAATATTCACATTGCTGAAGAGGAAGAGCCCTGTTTGGACACAATATAGAAAAAAAGTGTAAGGACGAAAACATGCTTTAGCAGTGCAGAGGGGTCGTACATGTGATTCTAATCCTTAAGTAGGACCCAAAGCTGGCCAATTACCTGAAGAGATTTGGTTGAGAATTTGCACTTATGTATTTTAACTCAGTTATTAGAAAAATCTGATGTGTATTAGCAAAATGTTAGGCactaaaaagcaaaaaagaagCAGAGGTTTACTGCTCGGAAAATCTGAATACCTTTAGCCTTTTTTTGATCAGGTATCCAGTGTCTTATTTCTCCTTTGCTATTggcacaaaatgaaaagagttGAGGTAAGTGTCCAAGACTGAGTGTTAAGCTGAAATACATCTTTAGGagctctctttccctctctttttccttttttccccttaaaTGCTTAAGTCTTCAGTTCAGTGAAGTCAATGTAATGAAAGGTCAGAGTGTGCTatctacaagaaaaaaaaagagttgcaaCTATCCTTTTCTGGCCGTGAAAGAAATACAACCCCATGCAGGGAACATCTTATTGAAAACAAAACGTGCTTTTCCCAAAGCAGTGGTGAAGATGTATTAGTGTAatatcaaatcagtcacaatAAAGTTACACCCTAGGATATCAACATTGACAATAAACTTACTACTcatataaaataacacaataacatCAAGAACATCTGCTTTAGTTTGGTTAATAAAATCTGATTATGTCAGTCTAAACCCATCGTTGCTGGGTCAAATCAGAGTCACTCATCAATGCAACAACTGTACTTTCAGAGTCTCACGCTGTGTACAAActttatacaaattataaaatgtataatggCACATGTTTATTAaggtttatttaatttttgaTTGGCATTTGACCCATGATTCACACTTTATATTGTATGAGTTtgtggctgtttttcttttaaactgtaTAAGGCCCCGTGGATGCGTCTTGCATTATAATGGCTACAAAAGTAAAAACCTCTAATATAACATCAATAtggcacagacacacacacgcacattcaCAATCACACGCTCAGATATTTTGCACACCCACAGTCACACAGTTCCACTCACACACTTCCCATATTTCCCTCTGCTCAGCTGGTCTCCCTCAAGGTCTTGTGAGTGTGGTGTAAACAGGCTGCTCCCAGTGCGTGGGGCTGTGAGAGGGGGCCACGCTGGAAGGGTCTCCTATGGTAGTGTACAGAGGCCTCTGTGAAGGGCCCATGTAGGAGAAGGCTGAGTACAGACCTGGGGCCTGGCTGGAGTGGGCATAGTACGCCCCGGGGGCCTGATGCTCGGCGTACTCAAACTGAGCCCTGGAGGCCAGCGAGGGGAAAGCGGAGCCATAATGGGGGAGGCTGAGCGGGGTGTAGGTGACATGGGTGCCTGAGGAGGGCGAGGAGGAGGCGTCGGCATAGTGGCTACCAGCCACAGACTCACTCTTGATCTGGGCCTTGGAGGGGTCAGAGGAAGACGGAGAGgcctgaggctgctgctgctgctgcttggaGAGCCACGCGGAGTGCCCGCTAGCAGCAGCTAGGGCATAGGCGTAAGACGAGGCCGAGGATCCGGCTGAAGGGGCCCCGGGTCCACTCTGCGGGTGGCCGTTTGGCGGAAGGTACTGGTCGAACTCGTTTACGTCAAACGGCTCAATGTTGGACATCACCTCATGGCTGATATCGCCGATGTCCATGGTGCCAAAGTCGATGTGGGGTTTAGAGCTCGATGATGAAGGGCCACCTGAGGCCCCGTCATCCCCCACCCTGAGCGCTCCCCTGGATCCTCCTGCCGATCCTGCAGCCCCCTCCCTCTTGGCATCTGACAGTTTCCCAGACTGGAGCTCTGTCTtcggggtggtggggggggtgggcGGGCTGTGACCCTGACCtagaggaaacaagagaaggGACACAGGTAAACTTTGACAAAGGCTtaattttttcttcttttgtctttgATATAAATAGGCCTAAAAAATTATATTACCCTTAAACctgattataaaatgttttaaatgttggttaTTGTGACTCCTACCAGCaggatggtggtggtgatggtggtggtggtgcaggTCACCCAGGGGAGACCCAGCCCCGCCATTGTGTTCCAGGTGCAGGGTCTTGTAGTGTGACTGGGAGTGGCTTGCCTCCCCTTCCCCCTGGCTGTCCGACTCATTAGCAGAAGCTAGTTTGCCGTTTTTGCGTCTCCGGGGCTGGTACTTGTACTCCGGGTAGTCCTTCTTGTGCTGTTTCCTCAGTCTCTCCGCCTCCTCGATGAATGGCCTCTTGTCGCCCTCGTTCAGCAGCCTGGGGGGAGACAAACAAGGAGTGTGTTTAGTCTTAAAGGCCTATACTCAATTAACGGGAAAATATTTTCTGAGAATCTGTCTAGAAATGACAATAATTGTCGCATTCAACCCCCTGCACAGAGGATTAGGAGGTTAAAACTAGCAGATATTCAAAAATGCAGTTTAGGCCTACTCTATTtaagtaacaaaataaaaacacaaagttgatttctgcttgttttctttgttacaACCAACATCCTAGACGTATAACTTGAccactttttacatttgtattcaaaatataaagCCCTACTTTACGCACAGGCGACACAGGAAACGTGCCACTGTATGGCCACACTGTTCTGAAACAACCATCCCATACAAACCTCCACAGTTTGCCCAGGGTCTTGCTGAGCTCCGCGTTGTGCAGGTGGGGGTATTGGTCGGCCAGTTTCCTCCTCGCCGCTTGAGCCCACACCATGAAGGCGTTCATGGGCCTCTTTACGTGGGGCTTCGCTTTGCTCCCGTTGTTAACGCGCACCGGCATGGGCACGAGTGTCCAGTCATATCCGTCCAGCACCTGGCTGACCGCCTCCCTGATGCCAATCGGGAAGCGATCTTCCTCTATCTCCGATTTGGCTGTATCTCCTGCGTCATCTTCGCTGCCATCTGCAACACAGAGTGAGGTCAGCTGCTGCGGCGGCCCGATCAGAGGTGAGTCCTCGCGGGGTGGCGCTCCGGGTTGAGTCGGTGAGAGTGAGTGACCATCGTCGGACCCTCCGGGACTCAGTTCCGCCTCGGACAGGCTATGCTCCTCGCcggacatttttatttagttgtttttatttcaatgtatgACAAGAATGCAAATTGGTTTTAGAGAGAGTCCAACCTATTCTCTATAATTAATACGTTTTAATTGAACACGATGTGAGGAGTCTGCGACGATCCCAGTTATTGCTGACTCTTTTTAGGGAAAGCCATGGTGCTGCGTAAAAGTGTCCAAATCCTTTCCACCTTCGGCTGGAAATCCGTTTCAGCAAACGTAGTTACACCTAAAATCCACATAAAGTATGGTAGAAACAAAATCAATACTAATGAATTCCACCCAAAAATTACAATTGTGTTTATGAGAGTCAAACATGCCCCGGATCAGCTAAATCGATTTAATTGGTTAGTGGATTACATTTCACCATTCAATGGCAACTGAagccaataataataatagcctAATAAAGATAGCAAAATGCTATTTCTACGAAATAGCTAACTGAAtcccccaaaatatattttcatcgGACCCAAATGAACGCTGAAGTTCCTCCaataaaagcaatacaactaGTACACAAATAGAACACTGATATTAAAAAAATCTTTCTATAATAtaaattctgtttttaaaaaaattacataACTTACCAATATAGATGTCCAGTGGTTCAacatgggagtgtgtgtggctgaCTGTAGAGCCGATGAATGGCTGCTCTGTGTGGCAACACCGGACCTTAAAGAGCGCCTTGTGAGGAGgactgggagaaaaaaaagtgattgaAAGTGGAAAACAGTCCCGGAGAGGGAGCATTCCAGCACACTGTGGCCCCACCCCCCGGCAGCGCACCACGCTCTGATTGGCTATCTAATTATCCCCCTGCACTGTGATTGGACGGGTAGCTGCAAACTGTTAATGCCCGTCTGTCCATCACTGCAACATTTCCAACAGAGAAGAGGTGAGATTTTTACATCGGAGTGGCTTAAATGACTCTACAGTGCACCCATTTAGAGGCAGgagaaggccagctctgttggACGTGTTGACATGttatatcaaacaaataaacaatcatGAGGAGAGTTATTGCCTCGTGTGGTCACGttcctcaaaacatttcaaaagttcAGCTTTGATTTAACCGGAGTCTGGCAGGGAATAAATCTTACATGTTTGCGTAATAGTATTAGCctatcatttcaaaacattcattttaaagattaTCAAAAGTTATATAAAGGAATACTGgctctgaaaaagaaaatataataaatacatacttaGTGCGTCGTAATCGTAATAACATACATCTCGTTATACATTTATCGCAGTTTATTATTGATTTAGTCAAGTTTTACCTGACCGCAAAATAATCTTTgaaagcataaaaaaacatgtgaaattgAAAATTCACATAAAGTAGCCAAGGTTACATTCTCTTTACCCAACTATCCCTGGCCTGCAAGCaatattaattaaatcaatatgtAATGCAACTTTGACAAAACACTGTTTTATACAAAGGGTAGTTCGACAGAAATATAGGCTACATCCCTAGTGCCTTTcgtaaaataataatgtgatcTACCAACatacagctttaaaatgtaaaacttgaaTAACATTATCGATCATGTGtattataatgtgtgtttatgtaatatGTACGCATTAAATCACTGATGAAAAGGTTCccaatttacattaaaacaccGTTTCCTGGACAGTGCACAGAGTGCTCtgaactgatttttttttttcctattttgaaatgtgatcAAAGCTTACATGTTATATGTAAACACGATATTAAGTTTGTAATAGCAAGCTAATTTAGCATGTAAACTATTATGTTTAATGGTGGTGAAAACAAGTCTGACATTCAACCACGCCCTTAAGGTTGATGTCACATAAATTAATTGAGTGACAGGTCACCAGTGTTGAGATGATTTTAAGATCTAAAAAGTGTGGTGGTTACATTAAAGAACGAGCAGGATGTTTGAATTCCAAAATGTTTACTCAAGTCTTGATAAGTTAGACCGTGCTTTAGAAATCACCaggttttactttgaaaacctCATCAACTTTAAGGTTTCGTTCTTTTCAACTGAAATGCAGGCCGATGTTGAATGGTTTCACTCAAATCCAACTAGAATCGATTTATCAATAATGATATCTAATAGTCTAACCAAGTtgttttcatattaaaaatGGCTGAAAGAGAAGAAGCCTGCATGGAATCATGTTGGAAATGCTCAAAAGCAACAGTAAAGAGGTTTgttcagttaaaaatgtctaaaataaataaaatgacaaatccAAACCAAGTGGTTTTAACTGAATGTATGCCTCTGTGCCTCAAACAAGACAATGGTGAAAAAGTTGAGTTGTACCTGCTTGTAGGCCATGATTTTTGCCGTCAAAGCGTGGCCTGATGGGAAGTAAGAGAATCAACTTTAACAGCATCTGATGCGCacccggacacacacacacacacacacacacacacacacacacacacacacacacacacacacacacacacacacacacacacacacacacacaaattgatTGCAACAATAACCCCTGTGTGTCCGTAGGCTCTCATGTTGAGCCTGACTCTCGgtttgctccctctctctctcctctctctttgctcTCTTTGTCTCCATCTCAGGTGAATTGTAGCCATGTGATCAAACGCCCAAGCCTCTATCCATTAACCCTCGTAAATGAAAAAATGGGGaacaaaaagcagttttgtgcTGCAAACATGGAAAAAATTGATAACAGAGAGCGATGTGTGCGTCTTTCTCCCCTTATGTCCGAGCATAGACACCAGTCgcgcacacacagaaaatactCTGCAGCAGACGGGCCACATGGATCTCTATGTTTCTGCCGCTGTGACACTTTTCTGTATCTAAATACTCTCTGCTCGATATGGGCCTCGGAGGTGCTGATGGTAGGGGGGCTTGTGTTTGGGAATGAGGGGGTGATGGgttggtggtggaggagggggggagacaccTCCGTGCTGCACCCCACCGACCAAGAAGAACCACTGGGATCCTGCATAAGGCCTTCGAGGCTGGTGAAGTGAGTGTTTTTGTCTATATGAGAAGGATTGTTATGCAGGAAAATGAGTTTGAGAAATGCGCGTCATTCTGCGGCTCGTTCAGTTGTGCAGACCGGAGGGCTGGAGGAAGCTGCGGTTTGACGGAGTGTTTAGTTAGTGCAGCGGGATGTTTATGGCCCCCCAGGGGTTTCTGTCAAACGGAGCAAGGTGGCTTTAATATCGTCGGACCGTTTAATGATAACAATATTGAATAATTTAGGTTCTACCTTAAATATTAATTTTGTATAATGCCTGCGTTAAAATAACCCTTTTAGGCTACCATAATATGATGTATTTAGCAATTTCTTAATAACTTCATCGTGAGACGCTAAGTGCATTAGGTTTCTAAAAACTATTATAAGAATAATGTTCTGACATATTATAACTATCCTGACATTAATGTCCGGTTTCCTCACTTTCGACTAAACCCTTTTTTAGATGATCTTCGCGGTAGCATGTTGTTGCTTAAAACAATCTTTGTatacaaataaattcaaattagGCTTATGTTGGTTCTGTTTCACGGTAAAATGGTTTTCTTGGTGGTATTGAAAATTAAAGACAGCTTTGAGAAAGAGTTTTAAAAAGCTCGAATCCAACTAAATAATGTAAACTTTTTATTCTACTgaaatttttgttttttaaattaaataaaaaacatgtattctgtTTATAATTTAAGCGACAATGCACGTTTTATTTATGCCAgctttaattgtattctataattATGtactaaattataaaataaaaaaatataacgAACTTTTTATAACCCTTTATTCGCTCAAAAGGAATGCCATGCCCTTATGCGCAAAAAACTAAAGCTATATTACATTTGCATTATATTAAGCATGCGTGAGTACTAATATGTTGATAGGATGTATTGTTTATGTGGAAGTAAATTGGTGtagttatttaaatatagaagaaacaacagaaaacacatttatctttaaCAGATAAAGGGAATGTCCGATTTGTGAAGTCCTATCCATTATTTTCAAAATCCTTTATTATTTGAAACATAAAAATCGATTTATTTTAacgaatgaaatgaaaagaaagagccGAAGTTTTCAGCGTTGACGGTCTTATTTCAATCCATTGGTATTGTGTACGTCTCACAGGCCTCAAAAAGTTTCTAAACACTTGTAAAGTGATCACGTAATATTTTTATTCTTGCACTAAGACAATTTTGATTAACCGTTGAAGATTGTCATTTTGATAACCACTGTTTGTGGTTTTCTGATTATATTTGCCTGCAGGTCTTTTGTTCTTCAGCTGGAGCTCAGATGAAAATAGGCCCTAGTTCTTCTAGCTCAGCTTAGACATGTATCCAATTCcccaaagcttgtttttttaaatataacttttttttcaaatttctgcttTTAAACAAATAGCATATTCTACCCTTTTTGCTCATTTGTATTATGGATGTTTAGAGAAATCAAATTGTTTAAAACAATGACCTTTAACTTGAAATTAACCAATATGACTTATTCATAATAATAGCCAAACTGTTTTGTTTAACCAACAGAGCATGTAGAAATGGGTAACCAGCACTGATTTAATATAAATGCATAACCAACTAATTATCTATTTATGATGACCACTAGATTTCTTCCTCTGgtacattcaaaatgtaatctatCAATTTGAGGTTTTGAGATCAATCTGGTGTCTCTGCATAGTCATGAACTTTGAATGTGCTTTAGaagtttaaaaaactgttttctatCAGTAAAGACCCGACTTTTGTAAGATACATTATTAATACCACAACCTCAATGTCATAAGGTTTCAAACTTAtagtctcctttttttttaaagatctgtaGGATggacaggaaacaaacaaatagataTTCCACCTGTCATCCAAATCTAAAGAAACATAACCTGAAAGATGTTAAAAGATGATTTGTTTGCTGCGTACAGATAAATAAACAGTAATCAGTTTCTTAGAACCTAAAATTGCCATGAattttcagacattttgtaTCTCCTGTGTGAAACAATCGTGGGCCCTCTGGGCAGCTGTAACTTGTTAGAAAATAGAGCTCACATGGTCGCATCAGTCCCTACGCTAACCTGCCATGTGACTGCTGTAATGGGCCTCTCCATGGCTGCACAGACCACTGGGTCACAAGAAGCCCGTTTCCTGTGGCTCctgggggagagaggggagaggatgGGAGGACAAGGTCTCATGATCAGCAGGGAGGTCAAAGATGATGATCGGCAGCGGGGTCAAAGAGTCAGCCTTCAGGTGCACAGTTAGTCACGGGCAGCcgttgtttttttcatgaaatCAATTTGTCCTCAGGGATGAGTCCAAGGTTAACTGAAGAATATTGTTAAAGTATTGCTGTTTTCAGAAAGAACATTAGGTGATCAAGGGGTGGAAGCACaaagaaagtaaagtaaaagaggaaatacaactttttttttctttcttggccTTAATACTTGAACCACCCCCAGGGGAAATTCCTGAAATCTGACGACGGATGGATAGAAAAGGcaagagaggaaaaacagagagatgcagatagtgtgtgagagagagagagtgtgagagggaTGCAGATAAGAGAAGCATGCACAGCGGTCAAATATTCACATGCTGGGTCACATTCTGCAT harbors:
- the LOC134865175 gene encoding transcription factor Sox-10-like; translated protein: MSGEEHSLSEAELSPGGSDDGHSLSPTQPGAPPREDSPLIGPPQQLTSLCVADGSEDDAGDTAKSEIEEDRFPIGIREAVSQVLDGYDWTLVPMPVRVNNGSKAKPHVKRPMNAFMVWAQAARRKLADQYPHLHNAELSKTLGKLWRLLNEGDKRPFIEEAERLRKQHKKDYPEYKYQPRRRKNGKLASANESDSQGEGEASHSQSHYKTLHLEHNGGAGSPLGDLHHHHHHHHHPAGQGHSPPTPPTTPKTELQSGKLSDAKREGAAGSAGGSRGALRVGDDGASGGPSSSSSKPHIDFGTMDIGDISHEVMSNIEPFDVNEFDQYLPPNGHPQSGPGAPSAGSSASSYAYALAAASGHSAWLSKQQQQQPQASPSSSDPSKAQIKSESVAGSHYADASSSPSSGTHVTYTPLSLPHYGSAFPSLASRAQFEYAEHQAPGAYYAHSSQAPGLYSAFSYMGPSQRPLYTTIGDPSSVAPSHSPTHWEQPVYTTLTRP